Proteins found in one Panicum hallii strain FIL2 chromosome 4, PHallii_v3.1, whole genome shotgun sequence genomic segment:
- the LOC112890606 gene encoding putative receptor like protein 25 produces the protein MFLDLSNNKFEGVIPDEISDLKSLKGLDLSNNSFIGGIPPRVVNMVQLESLDLSFNQLSGEIPPSMALMSFLEVLDLSYNHLSGMIPQSSQFLTFPVTSFVGNDGLCGKPLPLLCDVSQAPSTAATHVCSSSSKEFNWEILSVEAGFLSGLAIVVLTTLLWGNGRMWVYQQVDKLLLDALHPWIRGHHH, from the coding sequence ATGTTCCTTGATCTCTCCAACAACAAATTTGAAGGTGTCATCCCTGACGAGATCAGTGACTTAAAGTCTCTCAAGGGGCTCGACCTATCCAATAACTCCTTCATCGGCGGGATCCCTCCCCGGGTCGTGAACATGGTGCAGCTGGAGTCACTTGATCTCTCCTTCAACCAGCTTTCCGGAGAGATCCCTCCTTCCATGGCACTCATGTCATTCCTTGAGGTGCTTGACCTCTCCTACAACCACCTGTCAGGGATGATACCACAGTCCAGCCAGTTCTTAACGTTCCCGGTCACATCATTTGTAGGGAACGATGGGTTGTGTGGGAAGCCGCTTCCACTACTGTGTGACGTGAGCCAGGCACCCTCAACTGCTGCTACACACGTCTGTTCTTCATCTTCTAAAGAGTTCAACTGGGAAATTTTGTCAGTTGAGGCAGGGTTCCTTTCAGGCTTGGCCATCGTGGTTCTAACCACATTGCTATGGGGCAACGGGAGGATGTGGGTGTACCAGCAAGTGGACAAGCTTCTGTTGGATGCTCTGCATCCATGGATCCGTGGCCATCACCACTAA